From the genome of Luteibacter rhizovicinus DSM 16549:
GGTTCGCGGGCGATACGGGCTATTCCGACAAGCTTGCCGAGATCGGTCGCCGGGCGGGTCCGATCGATCTGGCGGCCATTCCTATCGGGGCCTATGCTCCTCGCTGGTTCATGCAGGGGCAGCATGTCGACCCCGCACAGGCCGTGCAACTGCATCGGGATGTCGGCTGCAAGCGCTCCATCGCGATTCACTGGGGTGTGTTCGAGCTGGCCGATGACCAACTGGACGAGCCGCCCCGGCTGCTCGGCGAGGCCCTGGCCGAGGCGGGCCTGACGGAGGACGATTTCATGCTCCTCAACATCGGCGGCCGAATTGCGCTCTAATGGTGGACCCGATCAACCGAAAGCCGCCCATCATGTCGTTTCATGAATTCCGCCTCGAAGGCGACTACGTCGAACTCAACCTGCTGCTGAAGCTTGCCGGCCTCGCCGGAAGCGGTGGCGAAGGCAAGCGTTTCGTCGCCGATGGCCTGGTGACGGTCGACGGTGTCGTCGAGCTGCGTAAGACGCATAAGGTCCGCGCTGGCCAGTTGGTCAAGTTTGGCGATGAAGAAATCAGCGTGTTGCCCGAAGAGGATTGAGCGTCGGATTCGCGCATTAAAAAACCCGGCGCCTCGCGGCGCCGGGTTTTTTCGTTCATGCGCCTGGCATTACATGCCC
Proteins encoded in this window:
- a CDS encoding RNA-binding S4 domain-containing protein; its protein translation is MSFHEFRLEGDYVELNLLLKLAGLAGSGGEGKRFVADGLVTVDGVVELRKTHKVRAGQLVKFGDEEISVLPEED